CTCCCACTACCCACGAGGTGAGCATGGCAACCACTGGGATCAGATTTCCAAAGATGACTGCCTTGTCCGGGCCGACCGTTTGGATCCCGTAATTCCAGCAGAGATATCCGAGAAAAGTGGTTAAAACTGACATATATAAGATCGCTAACCAAGCCGAATTAGGGATGGCCCAGAACTCAATATTCCAATCTCCATTGATCAGAGTTAGGATAAACAATCCAATCGTTCCAAATAAAGCAGTATAAGCAGTCGTTTGGATGGTAGAAGCTTCCGGAATATATTTCTTCAGTCCGACAGAGTAGAGACTCCAGCAAGTCGCCGCGAGGAGGATGAACAGGATCCCTTCTCCGTGAAAGGCGTTTGTAAGAGCGTCGATACTTCCGTCGGAAATTACGAGTAAGACTCCTAAGAAAGAAATCAAGGTTCCAAGATAATGTTGGAACTTAAGCCTTGTCTTTAATAAGAAATAAGAGAAAAAGATCGCGATAGCTGGACTGGTAGCGACTACGATAGCCGCATTCATAGGAGAGGCCTTTTTCATTCCTATAAAGAAGAAGAAATTAAATCCAAAAACTCCGATGATCCCGAGAAAGATAAATGCGAGTAAACTTCTTCTGTCCACTTTCAGTAACTTTCTGTTAGTTATCAACAGAAACAGGAACAACAGAATTGTTGCTAGAACAAAACGCAATGCTCCTGTGAGACTGGGTGAAAAGTAAGACAGTGCTTCCTTTGCCACATGGAATGTAACACCAGTGGTCAAAGAGAAATATAGTAGAGAAAGATACGGTTTGATAGATTGCATGTTGGTCCTTACTCTGTTCCTAAAAGAGTTTCATATTCTTTTAATTTCGCTTTTGTGAGCCGGATCATCGCTTCCAGATCCTTTTTCTTTTGATCCAAATTTCCTAAATG
Above is a window of Leptospira semungkisensis DNA encoding:
- a CDS encoding DMT family transporter, encoding MQSIKPYLSLLYFSLTTGVTFHVAKEALSYFSPSLTGALRFVLATILLFLFLLITNRKLLKVDRRSLLAFIFLGIIGVFGFNFFFFIGMKKASPMNAAIVVATSPAIAIFFSYFLLKTRLKFQHYLGTLISFLGVLLVISDGSIDALTNAFHGEGILFILLAATCWSLYSVGLKKYIPEASTIQTTAYTALFGTIGLFILTLINGDWNIEFWAIPNSAWLAILYMSVLTTFLGYLCWNYGIQTVGPDKAVIFGNLIPVVAMLTSWVVGESPNVFDLSGASLVIVGIFIVNAKLRSFRIEQKVEAS